Proteins from a single region of Deltaproteobacteria bacterium RIFCSPHIGHO2_02_FULL_44_16:
- a CDS encoding 16S rRNA (guanine(527)-N(7))-methyltransferase RsmG encodes MSTNKIFDEYLKLLLKWNQKINLTSLTDPKEIRVKHFEDCLSLVPFVKNAKRVIDLGSGAGLPGLVLKIVCPQLDVVLVEATGKKVSFLTTAIATLGLQGINAVQGRAESPEVQKSIGTADIILSRATWSVADFLPIASSYLAEGGVIIAMKGPLAEKEIKEAQKTVIQHQLILKKEHFYTLSSGEKRKLLFWKMMT; translated from the coding sequence ATGTCTACGAACAAAATCTTTGATGAATATTTAAAACTTCTTCTCAAATGGAATCAAAAGATCAATTTAACTTCACTCACTGATCCCAAAGAGATCCGAGTAAAACATTTCGAAGATTGTTTATCGCTTGTTCCCTTTGTGAAAAATGCCAAACGAGTGATCGATCTTGGAAGTGGAGCTGGTCTTCCAGGACTCGTGTTGAAAATTGTTTGTCCGCAACTCGATGTCGTTCTTGTGGAAGCGACGGGGAAAAAAGTCAGTTTTCTCACGACGGCGATTGCCACCCTTGGTCTGCAAGGAATAAACGCAGTTCAAGGCCGAGCGGAATCACCTGAAGTGCAAAAAAGTATCGGAACTGCGGATATTATTCTCAGTCGTGCCACATGGTCTGTTGCCGATTTTCTTCCGATTGCCTCTTCATATCTTGCAGAAGGGGGAGTGATTATTGCCATGAAAGGGCCGCTGGCGGAAAAAGAGATAAAAGAAGCTCAAAAGACAGTGATCCAACACCAATTGATCTTAAAAAAGGAACATTTTTATACACTTTCATCAGGAGAGAAGCGAAAGCTTCTTTTTTGGAAGATGATGACGTAG
- a CDS encoding tRNA epoxyqueuosine(34) reductase QueG, whose protein sequence is MERVFAKHAGIGWVGKNTCLIHPKMGSFLFLGVILTDLYLKPDTPQTDHCGTCTRCIDACPTEAITEPYKLDARKCISYLTIEHRGPIEPMLAERMGNHLYGCDICQDVCPWNRKSPRTEDPAFQPRDGCFNPHLETFQKKLEQEYPKGFTRSPLKRAKKEGLLRNIAMVMKNRI, encoded by the coding sequence ATGGAACGAGTGTTTGCAAAACATGCAGGCATTGGCTGGGTTGGAAAGAATACGTGTCTCATCCATCCGAAAATGGGATCGTTTCTTTTTCTTGGAGTTATTCTTACCGATTTGTACCTAAAGCCAGACACACCGCAAACAGATCACTGTGGAACCTGTACACGTTGTATTGACGCCTGTCCGACAGAGGCGATTACGGAACCGTATAAGCTCGATGCGCGCAAGTGCATCTCCTATCTCACGATCGAACATCGGGGACCAATTGAACCGATGCTCGCCGAGCGAATGGGAAATCATCTGTATGGTTGCGATATCTGTCAGGATGTCTGTCCCTGGAACCGAAAATCGCCGCGAACGGAAGATCCCGCATTTCAACCACGCGATGGATGTTTCAATCCTCATCTCGAGACATTTCAGAAAAAGCTTGAACAGGAATACCCGAAAGGGTTTACTCGGTCGCCTTTGAAGCGAGCGAAAAAAGAGGGATTGCTGCGCAATATTGCGATGGTGATGAAAAACAGAATATGA
- a CDS encoding 4-hydroxy-3-methylbut-2-enyl diphosphate reductase, whose translation MNAVADQTLEVIVAHSAGTCFGVQAAIDIAEKQRKPILGPLVHNPKIVRDLASEGIPILERYSDLNTLKDEGMEEVIITAHGYPKQLKEELNTRGIKYHDATCPVLLKWVYKKIEAFDHAGCNIILIGNPQHAEVIASRTYGRDIHAVYSEEEIDALPKNLENVVAICQTTITKDKFEKLVNYMRQTKYPNMQAIDTRCKPVKNQQEGVEQLSQWVDAMIIIGGYNSSNTTNLARLAQKVLPNTTYHIDDAHLVQLEWLHGIRYLGLGAGTSTPESQILEVQERIQSIYPGTVIFKQGDKTGEIVNTDEMVANVAV comes from the coding sequence ATGAATGCCGTGGCCGATCAAACTTTGGAAGTGATTGTCGCTCATTCTGCAGGAACGTGTTTTGGTGTCCAAGCTGCAATCGATATTGCCGAAAAACAACGTAAACCAATTTTAGGACCCCTTGTTCATAATCCAAAAATTGTCCGCGATCTCGCATCTGAAGGAATTCCCATTCTCGAACGTTACTCCGATCTCAACACCCTTAAAGATGAAGGGATGGAAGAGGTCATTATCACTGCTCACGGTTATCCAAAACAATTGAAAGAGGAACTCAACACTCGCGGTATTAAATATCACGATGCCACATGTCCCGTCTTACTCAAATGGGTCTACAAAAAAATTGAAGCTTTTGATCACGCGGGATGTAACATTATTTTAATTGGCAATCCTCAGCACGCTGAAGTAATCGCCAGTCGCACGTATGGACGAGACATTCACGCTGTCTATTCCGAAGAAGAAATTGACGCACTCCCCAAAAATCTTGAAAACGTTGTTGCCATTTGTCAGACAACGATTACCAAAGATAAATTTGAAAAACTGGTCAATTACATGCGCCAAACGAAATATCCCAACATGCAAGCCATCGACACCAGATGCAAGCCTGTCAAGAACCAGCAAGAGGGGGTTGAACAACTTTCTCAATGGGTGGATGCCATGATTATTATCGGCGGCTATAATTCGTCGAACACCACAAATCTTGCGCGACTTGCACAGAAAGTTTTACCAAACACAACGTATCATATTGATGACGCTCATCTCGTTCAACTAGAATGGCTTCACGGCATTCGATATCTCGGACTTGGCGCTGGAACATCGACTCCAGAATCACAAATTCTTGAAGTGCAAGAACGCATTCAATCAATCTATCCTGGGACTGTTATTTTTAAACAGGGCGACAAGACCGGAGAGATTGTCAACACCGACGAGATGGTTGCGAACGTCGCTGTCTAG
- a CDS encoding superoxide dismutase, giving the protein MHELPKLPYDFKDLEPHIDAQTMEIHHGKHHATYVIKLNDALKVAGGSFGDWDITKLCKNINEIPDAQRTAVRNNGGGHYNHTLFWNMMSPKGGGTPTGEIATALTKALGSFEKFQETITNTALSRFGSGWTWLCLKSDKTLCVCSTPNQDNPLMKGLVDCPGTPLLGLDVWEHAYYLKYQNRRPDYVKAWWNVVNWNEVNKRYKEALA; this is encoded by the coding sequence ATGCATGAACTTCCTAAATTACCTTATGATTTCAAAGATTTAGAACCACATATCGATGCTCAAACCATGGAAATCCACCATGGAAAACACCACGCCACCTATGTCATTAAACTCAATGATGCCCTCAAAGTAGCGGGGGGGTCTTTTGGAGATTGGGATATTACAAAATTATGCAAAAATATCAACGAGATACCAGATGCTCAGCGCACGGCCGTACGCAATAATGGTGGTGGACATTATAATCACACGCTCTTTTGGAATATGATGTCTCCAAAAGGTGGGGGAACGCCAACAGGAGAGATCGCAACTGCGCTTACAAAGGCCCTTGGTTCATTTGAAAAATTCCAAGAAACCATTACAAATACAGCACTGAGTCGTTTTGGCTCTGGATGGACTTGGCTCTGCCTTAAATCAGATAAAACTCTCTGTGTTTGTTCAACGCCAAACCAAGATAATCCTCTGATGAAAGGTCTCGTCGATTGTCCAGGAACTCCGCTCCTTGGCCTCGATGTTTGGGAACATGCGTATTATTTAAAATATCAAAATCGTCGTCCCGATTATGTTAAAGCGTGGTGGAATGTCGTGAACTGGAACGAAGTCAACAAACGTTATAAAGAAGCTCTTGCCTAA
- a CDS encoding ATP synthase F1 subunit delta: MKSSFIADRYARAFFSLAVDEKQPEKYFAELMTLLELSKEIPFFLRAFSDPHAKIEKRYEVVDQVGKILNLNSHTISFLKLLIEKGRITLLPSLVESYRLQQEQYEGLTPAEVTVAESALADDTVNQIHTILKNLLGRKASCHMNVDPALFGGFVVRVGDTMYDASLKGRLERMKEEMLSI, from the coding sequence ATGAAGTCATCTTTTATCGCTGATCGCTATGCTCGCGCTTTCTTCTCTCTTGCGGTGGATGAAAAACAGCCAGAGAAATATTTTGCAGAGCTCATGACACTCCTCGAACTTTCAAAAGAGATTCCTTTTTTTCTGCGCGCGTTCAGTGATCCTCATGCAAAAATTGAAAAGCGATATGAGGTTGTGGATCAGGTCGGAAAGATACTCAACTTAAATTCGCATACGATTTCGTTTCTCAAACTCTTAATCGAGAAGGGTCGCATTACTCTGCTCCCTTCTCTTGTCGAATCGTATCGTTTGCAGCAAGAACAGTACGAAGGCTTGACGCCAGCAGAGGTGACGGTGGCAGAGAGTGCTCTTGCCGATGATACCGTGAACCAAATCCATACAATTTTGAAAAATTTGTTGGGACGCAAAGCGAGTTGTCATATGAATGTCGATCCCGCTCTTTTTGGTGGTTTCGTCGTTCGCGTGGGAGATACGATGTATGATGCCAGTCTCAAAGGGAGACTTGAGCGCATGAAAGAAGAGATGTTGTCAATATAG
- a CDS encoding F0F1 ATP synthase subunit alpha, with the protein MDIRAEEISRIIKQQIRDYDRLVSTDEVGQILTVGDGVARIHGLSGAMSGELLEFPHGIRGIVLNLEEDNVGAAVMGDTHFLHEGDQVRRTGKIAEVPVGEAVLGRVVNALGDPIDGLGAIKAQERRKIEIKAPGIVARKPVHQSMLTGLKAIDAMTPVGRGQRQLIIGDRQTGKTAIAIDAIINQKNADVQCVYVAIGQKASTVARVVERLKAEGAMDYTIVVSATASDPAPLQFLAPYAGVTMAEYFRDSGRHALIIYDDLSKQAVAYRQLSLLLRRPPGREAYPGDVFYLHSRLLERAAKLNDKLGGGSLTALPIIETQAGDVSAYIPTNVISITDGQIYLDGDLFYSGVRPAINVGLSVSRVGGNAQIKAMKQVAGSLRLELAQYREMAAFAQFGAELDAATQKQIHRGERLVELLKQVQYAPMSVEKQVIQIYAGVNGFLDDFPVNKVGPFLKALDRYFESQRSDVLREIVEKGKLEDDLKKKIDAGITEAKKQFVG; encoded by the coding sequence ATGGACATTCGAGCAGAAGAGATTAGTCGCATCATTAAACAACAAATTCGAGATTATGATCGTCTCGTCAGCACCGATGAAGTGGGACAGATTCTCACAGTTGGCGACGGTGTGGCGCGTATTCACGGTCTTTCAGGGGCGATGTCAGGAGAGCTCCTCGAGTTTCCGCACGGGATTCGCGGTATTGTCTTGAACCTCGAAGAAGACAATGTCGGCGCAGCGGTGATGGGAGACACGCATTTTCTGCACGAAGGGGATCAAGTTCGTCGGACCGGAAAAATTGCAGAAGTTCCGGTGGGGGAAGCGGTTCTGGGACGTGTGGTCAATGCACTGGGAGATCCGATCGACGGCCTCGGAGCGATCAAGGCACAAGAGCGACGAAAGATCGAAATCAAAGCTCCTGGCATTGTGGCCCGTAAACCGGTGCATCAGTCGATGCTCACCGGACTCAAGGCCATTGATGCCATGACGCCAGTCGGACGAGGACAACGTCAGCTCATTATCGGCGATCGTCAAACGGGAAAAACCGCTATTGCGATCGATGCGATTATCAATCAAAAAAATGCAGATGTGCAGTGTGTCTATGTGGCCATTGGCCAGAAAGCTTCGACGGTTGCGCGTGTTGTCGAGCGACTCAAAGCCGAAGGGGCCATGGACTACACGATTGTGGTTTCTGCGACCGCTTCTGATCCAGCGCCACTCCAGTTTTTAGCCCCCTATGCCGGTGTGACAATGGCGGAATATTTCCGCGACTCTGGTCGTCATGCGCTTATTATTTACGATGATCTTTCCAAACAAGCCGTTGCCTATCGTCAGCTCTCACTCCTTCTGCGCCGTCCGCCGGGACGCGAGGCTTATCCTGGAGACGTTTTTTATCTCCACTCCCGTCTTCTTGAGCGCGCCGCAAAACTGAATGACAAGTTAGGGGGCGGTTCGCTGACCGCTCTTCCGATTATTGAAACGCAGGCAGGTGACGTTTCGGCCTATATTCCGACGAACGTGATTTCGATTACCGACGGACAGATTTATCTCGACGGTGATCTTTTCTACTCAGGTGTGCGACCAGCGATCAACGTCGGTCTTTCGGTTTCACGTGTCGGTGGAAACGCCCAAATTAAAGCGATGAAACAGGTGGCCGGAAGTCTGCGACTCGAACTCGCGCAGTATCGCGAAATGGCAGCATTTGCCCAGTTTGGTGCTGAACTTGATGCGGCAACGCAGAAACAGATTCATCGTGGGGAGCGACTCGTCGAACTTTTGAAACAGGTCCAGTACGCGCCGATGTCGGTCGAAAAACAGGTGATTCAAATTTATGCAGGTGTGAATGGTTTTCTCGATGATTTTCCCGTGAACAAAGTCGGTCCTTTCTTAAAAGCGCTCGATCGTTATTTTGAATCGCAACGTTCTGATGTGCTCAGAGAAATTGTGGAAAAAGGAAAACTTGAAGACGATCTGAAGAAAAAAATCGATGCCGGCATTACGGAAGCAAAGAAACAGTTTGTAGGATAG
- a CDS encoding ATP synthase F1 subunit gamma, whose amino-acid sequence MASLKIIRKRIASVKNTQKVTKAMKLVAAAKLRRAQRRALAGRAFADKLIEMAGRVAMGSEQLPPLMQAREVKKIDLVVLNSDRGLCGGFNENLIRAVRARMAEEEKSGKEVTLIVIGRKGRDALRRFQRKETIIIKETLPENNPEIFSHMVAEQVRERFLNGSADGVLLAYNRFFSAGRQKVVFEAALPFVGQNENKKSSSVPYLVEPSPADVLEALVHEALFGHVNQALLDSKASELASRMMAMDNATKNASEMIEMLTLQYNRARQATITGELLDIVGGAEALS is encoded by the coding sequence ATGGCATCATTAAAAATAATCAGAAAGCGTATTGCTTCTGTCAAAAATACGCAGAAGGTGACCAAAGCCATGAAGCTTGTGGCCGCGGCAAAGCTGCGTCGAGCGCAGAGGCGAGCGCTTGCAGGACGAGCTTTTGCGGATAAGTTGATCGAAATGGCAGGCCGCGTGGCAATGGGAAGTGAACAACTTCCGCCACTCATGCAAGCACGCGAGGTCAAGAAAATTGATCTCGTCGTTCTCAATTCAGATCGCGGTTTGTGTGGCGGCTTTAACGAAAATTTAATTCGAGCTGTCCGTGCGCGTATGGCTGAAGAAGAGAAGAGTGGAAAAGAGGTGACGCTGATTGTCATTGGACGCAAAGGCCGCGACGCCTTGCGGCGTTTTCAAAGGAAAGAGACGATCATCATCAAAGAAACACTCCCTGAAAATAATCCGGAAATCTTCTCTCATATGGTTGCAGAACAAGTTCGTGAGCGTTTTTTGAATGGATCAGCAGACGGAGTTCTTCTTGCGTACAACCGATTTTTCTCTGCAGGACGACAGAAAGTGGTTTTTGAAGCTGCGCTTCCTTTTGTGGGTCAGAATGAAAATAAAAAAAGTTCATCCGTGCCGTATCTTGTTGAACCGTCGCCAGCTGATGTTTTAGAAGCGCTTGTCCATGAAGCCCTCTTTGGACATGTGAATCAAGCACTCCTCGATTCTAAAGCCTCTGAGCTCGCATCTCGCATGATGGCCATGGACAATGCGACGAAAAATGCGTCGGAAATGATTGAAATGTTAACGCTTCAATATAATCGTGCTCGCCAAGCAACGATTACTGGAGAGTTGTTGGATATTGTTGGAGGCGCGGAAGCGCTGAGCTAA
- a CDS encoding ATP synthase F1 subunit epsilon: protein MELKLITPHETLYEGVATAVTLPSADGEITILPGHAALLSRLKQGRMKARGTGQTLADVSIKKGFVEVQNDVVTVLVEVEN, encoded by the coding sequence ATGGAATTAAAACTCATTACCCCTCATGAAACACTGTACGAAGGAGTGGCAACAGCCGTGACGCTTCCGAGTGCTGATGGAGAGATCACCATTCTCCCCGGACACGCAGCGCTTCTCAGTCGCTTAAAGCAAGGCCGCATGAAAGCTCGCGGTACGGGGCAAACACTTGCCGATGTTTCTATCAAAAAAGGTTTTGTCGAAGTTCAGAACGATGTCGTGACGGTATTGGTGGAAGTAGAGAATTAA